ACGTGCGAACCCGCCGCCTCTACGTGCTCAGCCTGGAGGAACGGGCCAGCACCCTCGAACGCGAACGGGAGGCCGAGTCGCGGGCGGCGGTCGCCGAGGAACGCACCCGGATCGCCCGCGAGCTGCACGACGTGGTGGCGCACAGCATGGCCGTGATGATCGTCCAGGCGGACGGGGCGCGCTTCATGCTCGACCGCGACCCCGAGCAGGCCCGGACGGCGGTGAAGGTGGTCGCGGACACCGGCCGGCAGGCCCTGGAGGAGATGCGCCGGCTGGTCGGCGTCCTGCGGGACGCTGGTCCCTCCGGCGCGGCCGGTTCGGTGGTGGCCGCCGACCCGGAGCACCGCCGGCTGGCCCTGACCGAGCTGCCCGACCTGCTGGCCCGGTTCCGTGACGCCGGGCTGCGCATCCGGCACACCGTCGACGGCGAGCCGCCGGCGCTGCCGCCGGGGCTGGAGCTGACCGTCTACCGGGTCGTGCAGGAGGCGCTGACCAACGCGCTCAAGCACGCCGGCGTCGGTGCCGGCGTCGAGGTGACCCTGACGTACGCCGCCGACGCCGTCGTGGTCCGGGTGGTCGACGACGGTCGCGGCCGGCCCGTGGTCAGCCCGGCGCCGTCCGGCGGTCACGGCCTGCTCGGCATGCGGGAGCGAGTGACGGTGTACGACGGCAGCCTCACCGCCGGCCCCCGGCTGGCCGGGGGCTGGCAGCTCGAGGCCCGGCTACCGCTACCGTCGGACAGCGCAACGGAGGTGATCGCGGCATGACGGTCCGGGTGGTGATCGTGGACGACCAGGCGTTGGTACGCGCCGGGTTCCGGATGGTGCTGGACTCCCAGCCCGACCTGGAGGTGGTCGGGGAGGCCATCGACGGGGCGGACGCGCTGCGCGTGCTCGCCCGCACCGAGGCCGACGTGGTGGTGATGGACATCCGGATGCCGACCATGGACGGGGTCGAGGCGACCCGGCGGCTCTGCGCCGACCGCCCGGCCGGTCCACCCCGAGTGTTGGTGCTGACCACCTTCGACACCGAGGCGGACGCGTTCGCCGCGCTGCAGGCCGGGGCGAGCGGCTTCCTGCTCAAGAACGTCCCACCGGAGGAGCTGCTGGCCGCGATCCGGGTGGTGGCCGAGGGCGACTCGGTGGTCGCGCCGTCGATCACGCGGCGGCTGCTGGACCGGTTCGCCGGCCAGCTCGGCGCCGGCCCGACCGCCGACCCCCGGCTGGCGCAGCTCACCGAGCGGGAACGCGAGGTGCTGCTGCTGGTCGCGCAGGGGCTGTCCAACGCGGAGATCGCGGCGCGGGTGCACGTGGCCGAGGCGACGGTGAAGACCCACGTCGGGCGGATCCTGG
The nucleotide sequence above comes from Micromonospora sp. NBC_00389. Encoded proteins:
- a CDS encoding sensor histidine kinase, yielding MTVRRTMFGRPLRGIAFDVAVAGAVALLGLAGAVNQPGGWAATLVGVGMAVALLFRRSYPSAVTVVIAALALVQVIAQWGPLAYDVAVLIALYSVVKYGQRLRDGVLAGAVAAVGVLLAAAQTPGVIKWWVTALWYALVTGAVWLVALNVRTRRLYVLSLEERASTLEREREAESRAAVAEERTRIARELHDVVAHSMAVMIVQADGARFMLDRDPEQARTAVKVVADTGRQALEEMRRLVGVLRDAGPSGAAGSVVAADPEHRRLALTELPDLLARFRDAGLRIRHTVDGEPPALPPGLELTVYRVVQEALTNALKHAGVGAGVEVTLTYAADAVVVRVVDDGRGRPVVSPAPSGGHGLLGMRERVTVYDGSLTAGPRLAGGWQLEARLPLPSDSATEVIAA
- a CDS encoding response regulator transcription factor; protein product: MTVRVVIVDDQALVRAGFRMVLDSQPDLEVVGEAIDGADALRVLARTEADVVVMDIRMPTMDGVEATRRLCADRPAGPPRVLVLTTFDTEADAFAALQAGASGFLLKNVPPEELLAAIRVVAEGDSVVAPSITRRLLDRFAGQLGAGPTADPRLAQLTEREREVLLLVAQGLSNAEIAARVHVAEATVKTHVGRILAKLHLRDRVQAVVLAYESGLVTPGG